The DNA window AAGAACAATCCGGTTTTATAACAAAAGGAATTGGAGCCATAAACAAAGGAACTTTATCTTGTTTCTTCCATACAGCTTTAACCTGAGATACATGTTCACTATTTAAATTCGTTTCAAATGTACTTATTGGTTTGCTTGCAGGGTATTCCGCCTGTACAATACGAAAGCCGGTTAAAGCATGCTTATCATCAGGCAACATTGCCATGCGGTTCGAACTACGCAAAAAAGTTTCGGGTGTACTGTGACTACCACCCCTTGTAACCCTGAACTCTCCCCTGCTCTGTCCTGCAGGATTAGTTTGAGCATCTGAAATATAAAGACCATACCAATCCATACACCACTCTTCTACGTTTCCATGCATATCATAAATGCCGAATGCATTCGGTGGCGTTTGTCCCACCTTTAGTGAAACAGACTGATAATCTCTCACAATTCTCTGATCTTTCTGGAAAACAGCCGGCAGTCCATCCCCCATACTGAATGGGTAATAGCTTCCCGCCCGGCAGGCATACTCCCACTCCGCTTCGGTTGGCAACCTGTAAGTTTTACCTTCTTTCTTACTCAGCCATTTGCAAAAAGCCACAGCATCGTTGTAGCTTATAAATATTACTGCTTCGTCATCGCCTTTAGAGAGGCCTCTTTTTCCCCGTAAAGCTTTATGTTCGGGACAAAACTCTTCATACTGTGCATTGGTGATTTCTGTTTTTCCAATCCGGAAGGGATGAGAGATGATAACTTTGTGTATCGGTGCTTCATCAAAGTTTTCTCCAAGAGCATCTCCTCCCATATAAAAACTTCCTGCAGGAATGTTTGCCATCGGGATAAACTCTTTCTCCTGTGCATTTACAGAAGTTGATAGTAGAGAAAGTCCTATTCCCAGAAAGATTATCTTTTGTAAGTTTTTCATTGATTACTTTTTTGCATGCAAAGATATGTTTTACTTTAACAGTAGCAATATAAAAAAGAAGCATTACATTTTCAAGAAGCATTTTTTAAACAAAACATATTTGCATTTGTTCCAAAGAAAACACCTAAAAATAATAGTATGAAAACGAATCTTAAATTCAATCACTTTCCTACCGGGAATAAAGCCGCTTCACTATTAATGATTGCACTGTTCCTGTTTTCTATTCCGAAAAATGTAAATGCCGATGTTCCTTGCAATACAATTCAGTCGGTATCATACGTCTGGCCTTGCCCTAATGGAAATCAGGGATATTTTTCTTACTGCAGCGATGGATGTCATGTTTATATCAAATATGACGATTGTATGGTTGTTTATCACGAATGGTACTATAGCGTCAACCGAAACATTAAACCTAAAACAGGCGATAAAGAAGCAGACAATTTATTCAATATTGTAATAAATGATTTCAATTTATTATTAGTCAAGAAAAAGACAACAAACAAAGATGTTATGTCATTTCTTAAAATAAGCATAAACAAAGTATCCAAAAGAATAAATATTGGAATAGATTACGCAAGAAAACCTGTTAAAGGAAAAGTTTCATTTAATACTGCTCCCCAAAAAGAGATTGATAAATTTCTGGATTTGATAAAGGGTGATTCAAAGCTCTAAACATAATCCAGAACTATAATTGATAAGTTAAAAATTGAATCCTTGTTTTGGTATATCAATGAATTATATTCTATCCGAGGTTCATAATTGGATATCAAAATATATCAAAATGAAAAAGCCCCAAAAACTAAGTTTTTGAGGCTTCTCTTGCCGTGCGTACGAGACTCGAACTCGTGACCCCATGCGTGACAGGCATGTATTCTAACCAACTGAACTAACGCACCAATATTTTCTATATTATTTTGATTTGCCTTTTAAAGATGAATCATAATATTTAAACAACAATTTTCGCACAGATAATCGGTTATTTCTAGATTATCTATGCGAAAAATATTATTTTTACAACCAAAACACAAAGTTGACATGGATATTTAAAACTATCGGCTATATTACGCTGTAGACAGATATAATTTGATTTGAATAATATAATTTACTAAAATACATTTTGATTACTTATGATGACTTTATCTGAGTTTGAGGAATTTGTGCCACCTACCATATTTATGCGGGGTATAGATTATTATAATGATAATGCTGTAAAAAACCTGAAAGAAACATCAACGGGAGAATGGAAGGCAACCGTTGAAGGTACAAAAGAATACTCTGTCAGAATTTCGTTGGACGGGAACAAAATTTCATCATGGTTTTGTAATTGCCCTTACGATGGGGATATTTGCAAACATATTGTGGCAGTAATGTATGCTATCCGTAAAGAAAGAAGAAAAGTTAATCTATTTTTATCAGCTAAAGAATCAGTTATTGTTGAAGAAATGAGCGAAAAGCAACATCAAGAAACACCTGATATAGAAAAGTTATTATCGTATGTTGATAAGAAGAAACTCATTGCATTTATCTGTCAACATGCACTAACCCATCCAGACCTGCAAGAAGCCCTTCTACAAAACTTTGCTCCTAAAAAGAGTACCGGTCAAATCACAATAGATTACAACAAAAAGATAGATGCATGTTTTAATTCATCCTACCGTAACCGTTCAAGCAGATATGGTTCCTTTGAACAAATAGACCTTGACGAAATATCATCAAAACTATCGATCTATCTTGATAAAGCTCGCTTTTTCTTCGAAAAAAAATCATTTGACGATGCCGCGTCTATTGCTCTCCATATAATCCACAGCATTGTGAACCATTATGATGAAGACAATTATTACAACTATTACGATGATTTTTTTGTGCTTGAATATGATTGCGAAACGGCAGGGGAATTGCTTCTTGATATTGCTAAACACCCTGAAACTCCTCAATCATTGAAAGAAGTTATTCTGAAAGAAATCCGAACAATTACAAAGAAGAAGAAGTTTTGTGATTACCCGTTTTATAACATTGATGAGTTATTATTAAACATCAACATATATGTCCAAACCAAAGAAGGTGCACTGCAGCTGATTAATGATTTACTGGAAGAACAAAAAGACTCCGATAACATCTATGGATTAGTGAATAAAAAAATAAATTTTCTCTATCAGTTAAATCGACAAGAAGAAGCTGAAACTACTATCAAACAATATCTTTATCTTTCCGAAATCAGGGAGAAACAAGTACTGATTCTTATTGAAGACAAAAAATATAGCGAGGCACTGAGTATGCTAGATGAAGGCATTCACTTGGCTGAAGAAAAAGGCCATCATGGTACTGTATATAAATGGAAAAAACAGAGACTAGGAATTTACATACAGACAAACAATGTTCCATATATCATAGCTACTGCTAAGGATTTATTTCTTTATAAAGGCGGAAATATGGAACTTTATCACACGCTTAAAAAATATGTACCTATAGATAATTGGAAGACTTTTTTAAAGAAACTATTGGAACAGCCAGCTTCGGAAATGCATTTTAATATTAGTTCAAGTGTAAAAGCTGATATTTATGTGGAAGAGGAGGATTACGAAAATCTGAAAACTTTTCTTGTAAAGACATCAAACCAGAGTCTGGATTATATGCTAATATACGCTCATCATCTAACACAGAGTTATTCTGATGAGATGCTGGCGATATATAATAACAAAATTCAAAAATATGCAGAACAGAACGTAGGCAGAAACTATTATGAATACATCGTGCAGGTATTAAAAAAAATGCTTGAATTTCCGAAAGGGAAAGAGATGACGAACTTATTAGTAGCCGATTTTAGAATAAGGTACAAACGGCGTCCGGCCATGATGGAACTGCTTCGTGAGTTTTAAATAAAATTTGGAAAAATACAAATAATAAAGAAATGTACATATTCAACTCTATATCTGAAATTGTCAATACCATTGCACTGGCTAAAGGGTTGATTGAGGAGATGTTCGAAAAAAGGAAATCATTATCTTTCCGATACGAATATGCACTGGATTTAATCGATGGAAATCGTTTGCAAATGTTGCTTGAGCGGGAAGTTATCCGACAAAACGGGGCTTATCTGGAGCTAGACGAACGGTTTATGGATTTCTTTGAGCTGCTTTTAGAAGCAAACGAAGAGATTAGTACAGCAAGCATCGATGAAAACATTCAGTTCATACGCCAACAGATGGACTACTATCTGAAGGAAGATAATCTGTCGCGCAAAAACGGTTATTTACGAAATGTAAAAGCTGTATTGAAAAAGATTGAAAAAATAACAATAAGAAACGTTATCAATCTGCAACGCAACATTGATAACACCTTTAAAAATGAGCCAAATTACAAGATAAAGATTGCCAAACTAGAGAATCTGGATAATAAAAGAATCGATATAAAAAAACTGATTGACACAACCGATGAACTGATAACAATCAAGGAACGAACCTTTTTTCAGCAAGCTACTGATGAAGAGTTGGCATATATAGTGCTGGAACTCCGAAAGGAATTACTTAATTCAGGTCACAACCTGATACGTTCTCAGCAAGATATTATCAACTACCTGAATCAGATTAAAAATCAGGTGCAACTGGTTGAAAAAATACGGAAAGTGAAATATCTGCGCAATCAGTTCGAACTGCTCAGCAAGAGTAATTTAAAGGAGATATTAACCAAAGAACAATCAGTCATATTAGAAGGACGTACTACTGCCACCTTCAAACTTTCATTAAATTTCCTTGCCAGCGATGATGCCCGCACAGCTATATTGAAGGCTAACAGCAATAATCGTGACCTTAAAAAAAGAAAACGGCCGGAAGCAGGCGTTATTGGCGATGAATATTTACAGGAAGCA is part of the uncultured Bacteroides sp. genome and encodes:
- a CDS encoding SWIM zinc finger family protein; the protein is MMTLSEFEEFVPPTIFMRGIDYYNDNAVKNLKETSTGEWKATVEGTKEYSVRISLDGNKISSWFCNCPYDGDICKHIVAVMYAIRKERRKVNLFLSAKESVIVEEMSEKQHQETPDIEKLLSYVDKKKLIAFICQHALTHPDLQEALLQNFAPKKSTGQITIDYNKKIDACFNSSYRNRSSRYGSFEQIDLDEISSKLSIYLDKARFFFEKKSFDDAASIALHIIHSIVNHYDEDNYYNYYDDFFVLEYDCETAGELLLDIAKHPETPQSLKEVILKEIRTITKKKKFCDYPFYNIDELLLNINIYVQTKEGALQLINDLLEEQKDSDNIYGLVNKKINFLYQLNRQEEAETTIKQYLYLSEIREKQVLILIEDKKYSEALSMLDEGIHLAEEKGHHGTVYKWKKQRLGIYIQTNNVPYIIATAKDLFLYKGGNMELYHTLKKYVPIDNWKTFLKKLLEQPASEMHFNISSSVKADIYVEEEDYENLKTFLVKTSNQSLDYMLIYAHHLTQSYSDEMLAIYNNKIQKYAEQNVGRNYYEYIVQVLKKMLEFPKGKEMTNLLVADFRIRYKRRPAMMELLREF